From the Camelus bactrianus isolate YW-2024 breed Bactrian camel chromosome 4, ASM4877302v1, whole genome shotgun sequence genome, the window agtagATTGCCATAGATTCTAAAGGAATGAAGCATTTTCTTGATATGCCCTCTCACCTCCTTGTCTTTTTCTCAACGTCTGTCTcaccatttttctgtttttctctgcttccaaCTGTGGAAGGCAGAGATGCCCAGACTCACAGTGGCAGGAACTCTCTTGGTTGGGGAAACCTGTCAGCTAGCTTCTCGTGGGTCTGGGCTTGGGCCTCCTGGCCGCCTCTAGGTCCTTGCTGGTGAGAGAGCTATGGTGTGCTTATTCCAGCCTGCCTCCTTAAGAGAGTTTGCTCCGTGACCTCTCTAAGTACAGCAATCACGATGGGCAGCAAAGGTGCGTGCAGCCGCCCTCAGGGGGCAGGGGACTCCCGGGGCCTCCTTCGGAAGACTGAGGCTGTTTTCAGAGCCTTTTAAACTTATCACAAAGTCTCCAGGAcatgctttagtttcctcaactGTGTGTAATCAAAGGTGATagaacattttgtgtgtgtgtgtgtgtgtgtgtgtgtgtgtgtgtgtgtgtgtgtgtgtttagtgaaTAGGGCATGGGTTCTCTAGGAAGCCAACTTTGAGATGGAGATTAACATACAGGATGCCTATTAGGGAGTTCTCTTGGGATCAACATCTGTGgaagggagaagaaggaagaagaattgGGTGCAGGGACAAGTTGGGTTGTGACGAAGTCCCAGTGAAGGTCTCAGCTGACCCTGTTGGGAGCTCTGGAGCCAGGATGTCCAGGAAGACAGATCTTTATACCCACCATGTTGGTTATTGGACGTAGGCTGCTCTGGAAGGGAACATGCTCTTTGGTGAAGCAGTTTCTTTTAGCTGAGATCATCCCTAAAGAAAGCTTAAAGCCGAGGACTATCCTACAAGGCAACCATTGATGAACTCCAGTGTAATCATGCTTCATTTTGACCTGCACTTACACAGCGAGCTGACCCTTCTATAAACTACACCTAGGCTTTCCTGTCCTCTATCAGCTGGGTGTAGGGAATTCTATGCAGCCAtagctttcttccttttttcttttttcttttttttttttggaaaggaagaaatagcaTTTTCTTTATTCACAAGTGAAGTGAATGTATGCCTAGAAAATCCAAAGATAATCTAACTCAAACTACtaaaattaataagtgaatttagctATGTCATTGTATACAAAGTTAATagtaaaaatctattttatttttacgtACCAGAAACAAGCaggaaatggaattttaaaagacaatttacAACATTATCAAGATATACAAAGTACCTAGGAATGAATGTTGCAAAATTCctactgtgaaaactacaaaGTAACACTGAGAAAAATGTTAGAGTCCCAGAAAAGGGGAGGCATATACCATGTTTGTGGGTTGAAAGACTTAATGTTACGCCAgtttccccaaattaatctataaattcatCATAATGCCAGTCaaaatctgtgtgtgtatgtgtgtgcatgaatGCATGTATTTGATGAACATAGATTAAGTTGATTCCAAAATTCATACAAAAATGCAAAagatctaaaatatttaaaataatattcaagaaAAACTGAGCTGGAGGACTTTTCACTATCAGATAACAAGACCTATCATAAAGCTATAGTGGTTGGAACAGCAAGGCATAGCTTTCTGATTCCTCTCCGAGATCACTGGACCTAAAAATAATACTGATGTAAAGAGTTCCCTGTATCTTTGTAGTGTTTCTCTTCCAACTTCAGAATTATGTGTGTCTTGCTAAGGCTCCAACTTGCTAGCAATTTCTTGGTTTTCTGGTCCAATTACCATGGTGTCATTGATATAGTGGAGCAGCGTTATGTTCTATATGATATCCAGATTGCATCTTTTCAaactatgtattatatataaaacatatgtgtgtatatatacacacatatacatgcacatatgaATGTATGTCTATACAtaataggatatatatatatatgtatatatgtaaatacctATACATCTATCTTCCTCCCATTGGTTCTGTTCTCTgtagaaccctgactgatacccTACTCACTATAAAAATTGGATTCATTTGGCTTCTTATGGTTTAGGTTTGCCACTTGGACTCTGTCATTCTCATTGCTATTGTCATTCTCATAGCTGAGGTCTATGACGGCATATCCTTCCATCAGTCTTACCTACAGAGGAAAGAAGAGCCCTTCTCCAAAGTAAAACATGGCAGaggtgggtatagttcagtggtagggcgtgtgcttagcatgcacaaagtcctgggttcaattcccagtacctctactaaaataaatgtaaataaacccaatcctcccctcacccctacacacaaattaaaaatttaaaaatttaaaaaacttaaaaaaggaaaacatggaaaGCGAAAGTCTTGGGTTTCTATTTCCCATCCACAGCCTGCCTATGATAGTTAGTTACTATCATAACTTAAAGTTAAATGAAGACGTGGGTTGGTGTGTTACACAGGGATGGTGTCAGGCACAGTGATTACAGTGAATGTTTCCTTTGGCAAATTGATTAAGATACTAGTCCTTAAGGCCAACTGGTTTTCAGGAAACTGGCTGAGTTTAGTGCTTTAAAACACgctatctcatttaaccctcacagtaACCACATGAGCAAGGTGTTATTACCAGATCTAAGGAAACAGAACCTCCCAGAGCTTAAGCCCCTTGCTTAGGGCACCTGGtgagtaagtagcagagctggccTTGATCTCAGGTCAGTCTGTGTCTAGTGCCCTTGGGATCAATGTCACCACTCCACTACTTTCTGAACAAGCCTCAGCCCCCGCTCCAGGTGGCAGTGGAACGTGTGCTCTAAGGAGGCCAGGGCTGGCGATGTGGGAGTCTGCAAGGGCTTGACCTTGTCTGGGCCGTTCTGTGATGTACGGAGAGGCCAGCTCCATGCTGTGGTTATTCCAGAGGCCAAAGTGACCATGGTCACTCCTGCTTTCTGTGGCCTCAACGTCAACAACAAGGACACCTCCTCCTGGGACTCGTGGCTCAGCCCCTCGAGTCCCTTCACAGGTTACCTCTCAAGGGGAAGGCGAAAAATTGGGTAATTAGCTCAGGTAGGCTCCTTTGCTAATCAGAGCTCGGGGTTGTTTTCCCATCAGTATTAACCTTGTTGGTGAATGGAGATCTTGCCCACTTCCCTGCTGCTCTAAAACAGGCATGAAACATTCAGAAGACGCTTAGGTCACGAGATCTTCTTGCTCCTTGGATACCGGTTTTTTGAACAGAAAGTGAAGGCTCAGGAAACAGCCTTGACCACAGGTGTCTGAGCTCACCAAGGACCCTCACAGGTCAGAGGAAGATGGGGAACCATCATTCGGCACTAGATGTGTGTGTTTCGGTAAAAATGTGTATCACGTGTGTGATTTTACATTTGTACAACCCAGTGTATTTAATGGGTAACTGAATCACATACCAACTCTCTTCATGCAGGAAGGGCTAAGACAGATTATGGAGAGCTGGAAAAATCTTCttggtagtgtgtgtgtgtgtgcacacgtgcatgtgtgtgcgtatAGGCACATGCTGTTTAGGTTTGTGTTTGTGTGCTGTGTTTGCATGGCTGTCTgcgtatctgtgtgtgtataagaTGTCCTTTTTTGCGTGGGTTGTGCTTTGTCTCAGTGACTAGGTGTAATGTTTACgtgttgtgttgtgtgtgtttcATTTATCAGTTGTATGTAAATTTGTGTGAAATTATTACACAAAAGTGACTACATGTGTGTTTTTATGTATAAAACACTCACACTCTATTTTAACCTAGAATGAGTATAGAAGAGAGGGAACTAAAACCATGataaggctgtgtgtgtgtgtgtgtgtgtgtgtgtgataaataGACTTTCAGCTAGTCTCCTCTTATATCATATCTCCTCTGATTTCAGACAAAGATAGGTAGTTCCAAGTAAGGTCCTTGTCAACCCAACTTTTAAGCCATTTGTTCATGGATCTGAAGCCCCCCACAGTGCTCTGAGGCACTTTTCTTCATCAGCTTTCAACAACGCCGTATTTCTACTCTTGGGAACGTGGGAGTGGTTAAGTGACTCTGGGTCACACACATCCTGATTCACATCTCTTTTTCTGATACTTCatagctttatgaccttgggctTAGCCTCTGCAAGGCTCAGAAGCCCGAGCTGTAAAATGTGATGTGATTTAACTCAGTATGTGGCATGTTATCAGCATGCACTAAATGGATGCTAGTACCacgattatttttaaatgcacgaGAGCCTCAGCTTGCTCATCATTTCTTGACTGTTCAGGGCAGAGTATTTTGTGCAGGGGAGACATCCCAAGAGCTCCTGTCAAGCTCCAACTGACAGCTTGCTTGCTTCCTTCCGGTGTCCAGCTACCTCTCACACAGGGGGTGGCTTGCATCGGCGTTCTGTTCCTCCTGAACCAGTCATTGCCTGTGACGCTGCTACCTGACACGCAACATCTGGACTCCCTCCAGAGAGGCTTGCGTTCTGAGGAGAAGTTGGATCCAGTAAATCCCAGCGGGCGGCCAAGTATCAGCAGAAGGTGTACGTCACTGCCTTCCTCCTGGTCCCCGAGGACTGCGTGCCTGAGCTCCTCTCTGTTCTTGAAGAGGCTCCTCAGTCAGATGCCTCTGCCTTAGAGGGGTGGGGTCTCGCTGGGTCCCCTCTCTACATCTTATTTAACTCCCAGTGAAGGTGTTGCCAGGCCTCTAGTGCAAAGGCTATCAGAAGTCTTCGTCTTACAATCAGGATCCAAAAACTACTACGTGTTCTCAAGTATGTAACTTCATACCTATTTCCACAATATACTGTGAAAGAATTAACCATTGGAACGTCTACTTCACAGGCACTCGGTAAATGTTCACTGATTAATGTAATTAAACGCACCTAAAAGTACTGTACAAATTGGAAAAAGGAGCGCGAGTAGGTGCTTGTACATTCTGGTTTGCCCAAGAAAGTCTTGGTGTAGACCTGCTATCCtgctataattattatataacttCTCCTTTCACTCTTAAAAGTATCCTGACTTGGATAATAACATGTAGGATCATCATTTATCTCAGTATGAGTTGGTAGATAATCAAGCAGGTGGCTGGAGTAATTTTGAAATCTTGAAATAATCCCAAAACCAGACCCAGGATTTTCTGCCAAATAAATGAAAGTCAGGGCCAGTGAATGGCGAAGAGTAGGATCTCTGATCATACTGACGTATATAGAATTGTGACTGCATCAGGTATCACCTTTGTATCTTTGGACAAATTATGTAACCACCCTGAGATTTAGTTTCCTAAGGCTGAAACTGAACTTTATGAGTGCCTATGTCCTAGTTAGGAGCTCATTAAATAGCAACTATTTTCAATGCTAAGGTAAATTTTGAGAATTAGTCATAGTTAAGCAGGCGACTATAAATTTGACTAGATATCCCACATTCTACATTATCAGCAAATTCTTAAGTCTTTGGGAAGTTCCCTGGGAAAATTCTCAAGTCTCTCACTGTATGTATATGTTATattggaggaagagagaaaaaaaggagagaaaaagggagaaagggagggagagggagatgaaGAATAAGAGGGCTGGGTGGagtgaagaagaaaaaatgtcTCTGAGATCATTGCCAGCAGGGAATCAAATCCCAGGGTCCATGGTCTGGGCTTTTGCAGTTTCCCAGGGAGTGTTAAAGTCCAGGAGGTTAACAAATATTTCAGGCCAGCAACTGGGTCTTGTCTAATGCCCACATCACTCTTCTGTTTTGTTGAGTTCCTGGAGTTTGATGCCAGATTTATCTGCTTACTACATCCTGCTATAGTAATAGCAAGCAttgttgagtacctactgtgtgcagggcacTGTCCTAAATGTATCACATGTATTCACTCCTTTAATCCTCAACgttccattttatagaggagagtGCCAAGCGctaagatggcggagtagaaggacacataGCTCCTGCCCTCCCATGAATACACCCAAAATTACATCTACAGACCCATCAATttacacagaacacctactgaactttggcagaatatctcttaccTGGAAATGGAGGAGGAACTGAGGTACACTGCAAAAgtgcccaaggccacccaggTAGTAAATTGTTGAGGTTGGAATCCAATTTAAGCCTCTTGGCTAAGAAGCCCCAGCTCCTGGCTGGCACTCTGCAATGTACTCATAGAACGGAAACTCCAAGAGTCAGGGGgatggatattttattttttgttctattccTAGTGCCAAGAATAGCATCTGGAAGACCGTTGAATAAGTGAAGACATTTACACTGGTCTCCTTTGAAGGAAAATCTTGTTTGCCATTGGAATTCTGATGCATTCAGTGACCAGAGTCGGGCAGACAGAAAATTCCAACAGCAAATGTGCAGTTTGTCTGAGTTTTGACACAGTCTCCAGGAAAGAAAAGCACATGGCTGTAATGAACACATGGTGATGATAACCACTATGTCTCAGTCTCTGATGTTTTCTACTCCCCGTATCCCCAGCAGAGATTAAGAAGAGCATGAGGAGGGAGAACCGGAGCAGCGTGTCCGAGTTCCTCCTCCTGGGGCTCCCCATCCGGCCACAGCAGCGGGGCGTGGTCTTCGCCCTGTTCCTGGGCGTgtacctgaccacggtgctggggaACCTGCTCATCATCCTGCTCATCAGGCTGGACTCTcgcctccacacccccatgtacttccTCCTCAGCCACTTGGCCTTCTCTGACATCTCCCTCTCATCTATCACTGTCCCAAAGATGCTGGTGAACATGCTGACTCAGCAAAAATCCATCCCCTATGTGGGGTGCATTTCccagatatattttttcatactttttgcTTGTCTTGACAATTTCCTTCTTGCAGTGATGGCCTATGACAGGTATGTGGCCGTCTGTCAGCCACTTCACTACACCACCGTCATGAGGGAGGGACTGTGTATCTTACTTGTGGCTGGATCTTGGTTCTTCTCGTGTGTCCATGCCCTGTTGCACACCCTCCTGCTGTCCTGCCTGTCTTTTTGTGCTGACAATACCATCCCCCACTTCTTCTGCGATCTCACTGTCCTCTTGAAGTTGACCTGCTCAGACACCTCCCTCAACGAGCTGGTTCTCTTCATCGAGGGTGGAATGATTGCCTTTCTTCCAATGAGTGCTATTTTGGGCTCTTATATCTGCATTGGGGCCACTATCCTGAGGGTCCCCTCCATCAAGAGAATCTGCAAAGCCTTGTCCACCTGTGGCTCCCACCTCTTTGTGGTGTTTTTGTACTATGGGACTCTTGCAATGAGTTACTTCTTTCCTTCATCAAATAATTCCAAGGTCAAAGACATAATTGCTTCAGTTATGTACACCGTGGTGACACCCATGTTAAACCCCTTTACCTATAGCCTGAGGAACAGAGACATGAAACTGGCTCTGGGGATAATTTACAGGAATAGGATTACTTTTGCCAAATAACAGTTGCCAGTTACGCTTTTAATTTTCCTAGTGATGCTTCTAGAGACATCGTCTTGAAAAATTGTGTGATTGTGGCAGACTGCAAGAATGGCCACAATATTTGCAGCTCTTCCTTGTATGTTCCTGTCATATAGGCAGAACCACAGTGAAAATCATACCCcaggtacagccactatggaaaacagcctggaaattccttacaaaactaacaacagagttaccatatgatccagcaatcccagtgcaggtatatatccagaaaagatgaaacctctaatttgaaaagatacatgcaccccaatgttcatagcagcactatttacaatagccaggacagggaagcaacctaaatgtccattgacaaatgactgggtAAAtaagttgtgagatatatatttttatagatcgatagatagataggtaatggaatactacttagccataaaaagaatgaaacaataccatttgccccaacagggatggacctagagattatcatactaagtgaagtcagacagagaaagaaaatatcatatggtatcacttatatatggaatctaaaaaatgatacacatgaacttatttacaaaaaagaaacagactcacagacatagaaaaaaactctTTACCAGAGCAGAaagtggggagggagaaattaggagtttgggattagcagatacacactact encodes:
- the LOC105069971 gene encoding olfactory receptor 1J4-like, translated to MSCMRRENRSSVSEFLLLGLPIRPQQRGVVFALFLGVYLTTVLGNLLIILLIRLDSRLHTPMYFLLSHLAFSDISLSSITVPKMLVNMLTQQKSIPYVGCISQIYFFILFACLDNFLLAVMAYDRYVAVCQPLHYTTVMREGLCILLVAGSWFFSCVHALLHTLLLSCLSFCADNTIPHFFCDLTVLLKLTCSDTSLNELVLFIEGGMIAFLPMSAILGSYICIGATILRVPSIKRICKALSTCGSHLFVVFLYYGTLAMSYFFPSSNNSKVKDIIASVMYTVVTPMLNPFTYSLRNRDMKLALGIIYRNRITFAK